Proteins from one Natrinema salinisoli genomic window:
- a CDS encoding putative quinol monooxygenase, producing MIVIHASFPIDPDSRDEALDLIEDLVSESQQEDGIIDYRAATDVTDPNVVRFFEQYEDEEAFGAHTQTDHFQELEAALPELLAGEPEVTKFDVDSAEELEL from the coding sequence ATGATCGTTATACACGCGAGTTTTCCGATCGACCCCGATAGCCGCGACGAAGCGCTCGACCTGATCGAGGACCTGGTGTCCGAATCGCAACAGGAAGACGGCATCATCGACTATCGGGCGGCGACGGACGTCACCGATCCGAACGTCGTGCGCTTCTTCGAACAGTACGAAGACGAGGAGGCCTTCGGCGCACACACGCAGACGGATCACTTCCAGGAACTCGAGGCCGCGCTCCCGGAGCTGCTCGCCGGCGAACCCGAAGTCACCAAGTTCGACGTCGACTCGGCCGAAGAACTCGAACTCTGA